CCAGCACCGCGCCCGGTGTCCAGCTGATCCAGGACGACTGCACCGGCGGCCCGGAACAGGTCTTCGAGATCGACGGCGCGTGATCTTCTGTCGTACCCGCGACCTAGAGTAGGGGGATGGACAACGAGGTGTTGCTGGACGCGGGAGCCGTCACGCGCTGCCGTCGCCGGGTGCACCTCGACCACGACCCGACCGTGCGCGACGTGCCGCGTGCCCCGCAGGACCCGTCCGCCGCGCAGCGCATCGCCGACGCCGCCGCCCACCGCGACGAGATCGCGCGGCGGCTGATCGCGGCCACCGGCGAGGGCTGGGCGAGCGTGCCGCGCGAGCTACCGGTGCCGGACAGGGTCGCGCTGACCGAATCCGCGCTGGCCACCCGCGCCCCGTTCATCTGGGGCGCGCTGCTGCCGGTGGACGTCGAAGGCGGTCGTCGCGGCGGGGTCGAGGTGCTGGTGCGCACCAGCGGTGGGTACGTGCCGGTGCTGGTGGTCCGGCACCGCATCACCGATCGCGGTGAGGGCGCGATGACCACCGGCCTCACCGATCTCGACCCGGACAACGCCACGCCCGACCCGGCGCGCAAGGTCCGCTCGCACCCGCGCGACCAGCTGCGCCTGGCGCACATCCGCCGCATGCTGCAGAAACTGGGGCTGGCCGATCCGCGGGCGCTCGGCGGCGTGATCGGGCTCGACGCGGATGTGGTGCTGTGGCACAACCTCGTCGCGCCGACCTGGCCAGGCGGCCGCGGCGCGCTCACCGAGTACGACGCCCGCTTCGCCGACAGGCTGGCCGTGGCGAAGGCGGCCGCCGCCGGGGAGGAGCCGCTCGCGCAGCCGTCGCGGGTGCTCGAATGCCGCCACTGCCCGTGGTGGCCGACCTGCGGTGACCAGCTGCTCGCCGCCAGGGACGTCAGCCTGGTGGTGCGCGGGGAGGACGGCGTGGAGCTGCGCCGCGCCGGTGTGTCCACTGTGGACAAGCTGGCCGCGCTGGACCCGGCCGAGGGCCCGCCGGTGCCGCTGACCGGGGAGTCCTTCGGCAACTCGGTGATGCTGGCCAGGGCGTGGCTGGCGGACCTGAACGTGGTGCGCAAGGTGGACCGGATCGAGGTGCCGCGCGCCGACGTCGAGGTCGACGTGGACATGGAGAGCTTCGGCGATTCCGGCGCCTACCTGTGGGGCTGCCTGCTCTCCGGCGCGGACATCGGCGTGCCGCACGGTTACCACGCCTTCGCCACCTGGGAACCGCTGCCGACCACGGACGAGGCGCGCTCGTTCGCCGAGTTCTGGGGCTGGCTGACCGAGGTGCGCCAGCGCACCGAGAAGGCCGGGCTGACCTTCCGCGCCTACTGCTACAACGCGCTCGCCGAGAACCGCTGGCTCTTCGGCACGGTCAAGCGCTTCGCCGGGGAGGACGGCATCCCGCCGCGCTCGGAGATCCAGTCCTTTGTGGACTCCGAGGAGTGGGTGGACCTGTTCCAGCTGGTGTCCGACCAGTTCCTCTGCTCGCACGGCAAGGGGCTGAAGGTGATCGCCCCGGTGGCCGGGTTCAGCTGGCGCGACCCGGAGGCCAGCGGTGAGGCCTCGATGCGCTGGTACCGGGACGCGGTCGGCCTCGACGGCGACGAACCGCGTCCCGAGCAGGCCGAGCGCATCCTGCGGTACAACGAGGACGACGTCACGGCCACGTACACGCTCCGCCGCTGGATGACCGACGAAGCGCAGAACGTGCCGTACATGGGAGATCTCTAGCGCGGAGCCATCCGCAGCGAGCCGTCCATGCGGATGACCTCGCCGTTGAGGTAGTCGTGGTCGATGATGGACAGGGCCAGCTTGGCGTACTCCTCCGGCAGGCCGAGCCGCTTCGGGAACGGGACACCGGCGGCCAGGCCCGCCCGGAACTGGTCGCTGACGGTGGCCAGCATCGGGGTGTCGATGATGCCCGGCGCGATGGTCATCACCCGGATGCCCTGCGAGGCCAGGTCACGCGCGGCCGACAGGTTCAGCCCGACCACACCGCCCTTCGACGCGGCGTAGGCGGCCTGCCCGATCTGCCCGTCGAAGGCGGCCACCGAAGCGGTGTTGATGATCACGCCACGCGCGTCGTCGGCCAGCGGCTCGGTTTTGGCGATCGCCTCGGCGGCCACGGTGACCACGTTGAACGTGCCGATCAGGTTGATCTCGATCACCTTGCGGAACAGGTCGAGGTCGTGCGGCCCCCGCTTGGACAGGATCCGCGCGGACGGCCCGATCCCGGCGCAGTTCACCACCACGCGCAGCGGCGAACCGGAGCCGGCGGCCTGCGCCACCGCGGTGCGGACCTGCTCCGGGTCGGTCACGTCGGCCTCGACGTAGGTGATGCCATCGACCTGGTCCGCCTTCTCGATCGACGGGGCGAGGTCGAGCGCGAACACCTTCGCGCCTCCGGCGGCCAGTGCCTTGGCGGTGGCCCCGCCGAGCCCGGACGCGCCTCCGGTGACTACGGCGGCGGTGTCGGTGATCTGCATGGTCTGCTGTGTCCTTCCTGCCCGAGTACGCCACCAGGTTAACGCTCGTTCGCATCGCGTCCACCCCACCCGTCCGCAGGAGTACGCGGGTGCGTTCGCTGCTGTTGGTTTCGCGGTCAACTCAGGCTGTCACCTTCACGACATGAGTCCAGCTCGGATCGTGGTGGTGGGGACCGGATACGTAGGACTGACCACGGGCGCCTGCCTGGCGTCGATCGGTCATCAGGTGACCTGCGTCGACGTGGACGCGGCGAAGGTGGCCCGGCTCGCCGCCGGGCGGGTGGACATCCTGGAGCCGGGACTGGCCGAGCTGGTCGGCCGCGGGCTGACCAGCGGGCGGCTGTCCTTCGTGGTGGGCGCGAAGGCCGCGGTGGCCGACGCCGACGCCGTCTTCCTGTGCGTGCCGACGCCGATGGGGGCCGGCGGATCCGCCGACCTGCGGGCGGTGGAGGCGGTGACCGCCGAGATCGGCGACGTCATCCCGGCCGGTTGCGCGCTGATCACCAAGTCGACCGTGCCGGTGGGCACCTCGCGGCGGATCCGCGACCTGCTCGGCCGCGCCGACGTGCCGGTGGTGTCCAATCCCGAGTTCCTCCGTGAGGGCACCGCGGTGTCCGACTTCCTGCACCCGGACCGCATCGTGGTCGGCTCGGACGACCTGGCCGCCGCGCACTGGGTGGCCGGGCTCTACGACGAACTGGCCGCACCCGCCGTGGTCACCGACGCGGCCAGCGCGGAGCTGGTCAAGTACGCGGCGAACTGCTTCCTGGCCACCAAGCTCTCCTACGTCAACGCGATCGCCGAACTGTGCGAACGGCTCGGCGCCGACATCGAGTCGGTCACCGAGGGCATGGGTTACGACCGGCGCATCGGCCGCGCCTTTCTCAAGCCCGGCCCCGGCTGGGGCGGCTCCTGCCTGCCGAAGGACACCCACGCGCTGACCAGGATCGCCGAGGCGGCCGGGTTCGAGTTCGGCCTGCTGCGCGCGGCGATCGACGAGAACGTGGCCCAGCGCGACCGGATCATCGCGAAGATCGCCGGCGCGGTCGGCGGCACGCTGAACGGCGCCCGGATCGGCCTGCTCGGCCTGGCCTTCAAGGCCGGGACGAACGACCTGCGCGACTCGCCGGCGCTGGCGGTGGCCTCGGTGCTCGCCGCGCACGGTGCCGAGCTGACCGCCTACGACCCGGCGGTCGGCGGTGAGCTGCCCGGCATGACCGTGGTGGACGACGCGTACCAGGTGGCCAAGGGCGCGCACGCGGTCGTGGTGCTCACCGAATGGGCCGAGTTCCGCAGGCTGGACTGGGTGTACCTGGCCGAGCTGATGGACGGCGACGCCGTGGTGGACACCCGCAACCTGCTCGAACCGCGCCGCGTGCTCGACGCCGGGCTCAGCTGGCAGGGCATCGGGCGGGCTCGGGAGGCACTTTTTCCGCGGGCCGCGGTTTCCTGAGCACCAGGAACACGGCGAGCGCGCAGACCGCGACGCCGAGCAGGCCGCGCACGTCGAGCGTCTCGTCGAAGAGCAGGAACGCGGCGAGCATGGTGGTCGGCGGGGTCAGGTAGAGCAGGCTGGACACCGAGGTCACCGAGCCGCGCCGCAGGTTGAGCCAGTAGAAGCCGTAACCGCCGAAGGTGGACAGCAGCACCACCCAGCCGATGGCGAACCAGAACGAGCCGCTCGCGGGCGGCACCAGCTGCCCGCTCGCGGCGGCCACTGCGGTGAACACGACCGCGCTGGTCACGCATTGGATGGCCAGGCCGTCGGCGAGTTCGACGGTGCTGCCGGAACGGCGTTCGAGCAGGGTGGCGGCGACCAGGCCGAGCATGGCCAGCACCGGCAGCGCGTAGGCGAACGCGGGCGCGTTCCCGCCGGAAAGATCACCGCCGACCACCAGCGCGACCCCGCCCAGCCCGATCGCCAGCCCGAGCCACTGGGCCTTCGAGGCGTGCTCGCCCAGCACGAACTGGCCGAGCACGGTGGCCACGATCGGCTGGAGCGCGGCGATCAGCGCCGCGGTGCCGGACGGCACGCCGAAATCGACCGACCAGAAGATGCCGGACAGGTACACGCACTGGGAGAGCAGGCCGATCACCACCTGGAAGCCGAGTTCGCGCAGGCCGAGCGCGCGTCGCCTGGTCAGCCACCACCAGCCGCCGATCAGCACCGTCGCGACCAGGCATCGCCACATGAGCGTGGTGGCGGTGCTCGCCGTGCCGGCGGCGAGCGCGGCCCCGACAAAACCGGAGCTCCACATCAGCACGAAGCCGGTCCGCATGGACCCTCCCCCAGGTATACCGATCTGTTTACCCGGAGCTTGGTAGACAGATCGGTATACTGTCAAGCCGTGGCTGCGACGGAACTGACCCCGGCGGCCGAGCGAGTGCTCGAAGTCGCCGGAAAACTCTTCTACGCCAGGGGAATCCACGCGGTCGGGGTGGACCTGATCGCCGGTGAGGCGGGGGTCACGAAAAAGACCCTGTACGCCCGGTTCGGCTCGAAGGACGCGTTGGTGGGGCAGTACCTGCACCGCCGGGACGTGCGCTGGCGGGCCCACGTGCACGCGGTGGTCGGTGACGTCGGAGACACAGCGCCCGCCGACGGCCTGCTGCTCGTCTTCGACGCGCTCGACAGCT
The genomic region above belongs to Amycolatopsis sp. YIM 10 and contains:
- a CDS encoding TM0106 family RecB-like putative nuclease gives rise to the protein MDNEVLLDAGAVTRCRRRVHLDHDPTVRDVPRAPQDPSAAQRIADAAAHRDEIARRLIAATGEGWASVPRELPVPDRVALTESALATRAPFIWGALLPVDVEGGRRGGVEVLVRTSGGYVPVLVVRHRITDRGEGAMTTGLTDLDPDNATPDPARKVRSHPRDQLRLAHIRRMLQKLGLADPRALGGVIGLDADVVLWHNLVAPTWPGGRGALTEYDARFADRLAVAKAAAAGEEPLAQPSRVLECRHCPWWPTCGDQLLAARDVSLVVRGEDGVELRRAGVSTVDKLAALDPAEGPPVPLTGESFGNSVMLARAWLADLNVVRKVDRIEVPRADVEVDVDMESFGDSGAYLWGCLLSGADIGVPHGYHAFATWEPLPTTDEARSFAEFWGWLTEVRQRTEKAGLTFRAYCYNALAENRWLFGTVKRFAGEDGIPPRSEIQSFVDSEEWVDLFQLVSDQFLCSHGKGLKVIAPVAGFSWRDPEASGEASMRWYRDAVGLDGDEPRPEQAERILRYNEDDVTATYTLRRWMTDEAQNVPYMGDL
- a CDS encoding SDR family NAD(P)-dependent oxidoreductase, with product MQITDTAAVVTGGASGLGGATAKALAAGGAKVFALDLAPSIEKADQVDGITYVEADVTDPEQVRTAVAQAAGSGSPLRVVVNCAGIGPSARILSKRGPHDLDLFRKVIEINLIGTFNVVTVAAEAIAKTEPLADDARGVIINTASVAAFDGQIGQAAYAASKGGVVGLNLSAARDLASQGIRVMTIAPGIIDTPMLATVSDQFRAGLAAGVPFPKRLGLPEEYAKLALSIIDHDYLNGEVIRMDGSLRMAPR
- a CDS encoding UDP-glucose/GDP-mannose dehydrogenase family protein; this encodes MSPARIVVVGTGYVGLTTGACLASIGHQVTCVDVDAAKVARLAAGRVDILEPGLAELVGRGLTSGRLSFVVGAKAAVADADAVFLCVPTPMGAGGSADLRAVEAVTAEIGDVIPAGCALITKSTVPVGTSRRIRDLLGRADVPVVSNPEFLREGTAVSDFLHPDRIVVGSDDLAAAHWVAGLYDELAAPAVVTDAASAELVKYAANCFLATKLSYVNAIAELCERLGADIESVTEGMGYDRRIGRAFLKPGPGWGGSCLPKDTHALTRIAEAAGFEFGLLRAAIDENVAQRDRIIAKIAGAVGGTLNGARIGLLGLAFKAGTNDLRDSPALAVASVLAAHGAELTAYDPAVGGELPGMTVVDDAYQVAKGAHAVVVLTEWAEFRRLDWVYLAELMDGDAVVDTRNLLEPRRVLDAGLSWQGIGRAREALFPRAAVS
- a CDS encoding DMT family transporter; this encodes MRTGFVLMWSSGFVGAALAAGTASTATTLMWRCLVATVLIGGWWWLTRRRALGLRELGFQVVIGLLSQCVYLSGIFWSVDFGVPSGTAALIAALQPIVATVLGQFVLGEHASKAQWLGLAIGLGGVALVVGGDLSGGNAPAFAYALPVLAMLGLVAATLLERRSGSTVELADGLAIQCVTSAVVFTAVAAASGQLVPPASGSFWFAIGWVVLLSTFGGYGFYWLNLRRGSVTSVSSLLYLTPPTTMLAAFLLFDETLDVRGLLGVAVCALAVFLVLRKPRPAEKVPPEPARCPAS